The genomic DNA TGAAGTGAGCGGAGACCAGACCACTCTTTTGTTCCCGGGCGAATCCAGAGGCAGTGAAATTAAGATGTGGACAGGAGACAGATGGGCCCTGGTGGGTGTGTTTATAGAGGACTCCACGCTTACAGATAACTTTGGCGGAGGAAAGTTCACCCTGGATGGCACCGACTACCGGGAGATTGTGGAATATCACAGCGCCCCGGAATACCTGGGCCAGACCGTAAAACTATTTCTGGAAATCCGGAACGACACCCTGACTCAGATCTGGCCGGTGGATGAACAGGGAGTACCCGTTCAAAGTCACTATTACATGGAGAAATGGGTAAGATTTGATTAGCTGGCCCCTATCATCCAAAAGGGGCTGTACCTTATGATACAACCCCTTTGATAAAGATCCGTAAGTTTACGCTTGCTATTCCCCGGTTTACTCTTCAGGCTCTTCCAGCCTGGTAAGGGTAAAGTCCTGAACGGTGAGGTTTCCGGCTGTAATTTCCAGACCTTCTACACGGACCGTATCAAAACCCTCAAAAGTAGCCGATAAGGTATATAATCCAGCTGGCAGTCCGGGTATGGCATAATAGCCCTCCTCATCGCTATAGGCAGTGGTAATCACTTCTTCCTGCTCAATCCAGACCGAAGCATTATGAATAGCTGTGTCTGAATTTATTACCACTCCTGCAACCGTTCCTGCTGTAGTATTATTTACTGCCCTGATCACCGGTTTGAAATTAAAGCCTTTAATTCCTGCAGGCGACTGGGTGTTTCCTTTGAGTATAAAGGAACTGTCTACATTAAAATCCAGTAACACGTCCGTGCTTAATCCTCCCGCCACCTGCAAGGCAGGTTCCATGAAGATCTTAATCCCCGTCTGCGCGCCACTGGGTACCTTAAGGCTGTATTCCTGCCCCCCTGTGACTACGATGCCAGCCTGGTCGACGTAAAGCCGGATCAGATCATAATTACCCGGCTCAATTTCTATTTCAAGCAGATCGGCAGTAACCCCATTTCTCAACTCAAGAAGATTGAAGCTGGCCGTATCATTTTCAAACAGGGTAATAAAGGGATATTCCAGTTCTGTTCC from Bacteroidales bacterium includes the following:
- a CDS encoding DUF4382 domain-containing protein: MKKRKLLPGIIAILGILFFAGCQDMENDGISDQNGKLVIKLTDAPFPIDMVEAATVDIVKVEIRKLSEGTELEYPFITLFENDTASFNLLELRNGVTADLLEIEIEPGNYDLIRLYVDQAGIVVTGGQEYSLKVPSGAQTGIKIFMEPALQVAGGLSTDVLLDFNVDSSFILKGNTQSPAGIKGFNFKPVIRAVNNTTAGTVAGVVINSDTAIHNASVWIEQEEVITTAYSDEEGYYAIPGLPAGLYTLSATFEGFDTVRVEGLEITAGNLTVQDFTLTRLEEPEE